The Intestinibaculum porci DNA window ATTCGAAGAGGAAAAATAGCTAAGAATAATTTTTATGATTTAGATGATCAAGATTCGATGGATTTGGAATCGGTTTTTGATATTATTCTAAAAGCTTTAGAAACGCCTCAAATTGAATTGGAATCGGCTTTATTTGTAAGAATGGAGCAATAAGTGAGGATGAGAAATAGAGAGTTAGAAGAACAGGTATCAAAATATTTTAAAGGGGAAATAACCTCTCAAGATATTTTGTCTTATATTCAAAATTTAAATTTTAAAGATAGCCATCAGCATTTTCTTGCATCGACTGTGAAAAGACTGATATTAATTGCTGAAAAAAGGAAGCAATCCAATTTATATGATCATGATTTTCTTATTGCATTAAGGGATTATTTACTCGTTTTTAATAATCCCAGACTAGATGGAGATATTATTACAGGATTCGATATTGAAGACTATGATATTATTGTTCAAGAAGGGCAATGCAGATGTTATTTAGATCAAATTCCAAATGGAATTACGCCTAAATTTATTAAAGATACGTATGCTTTGACAAGTAAAAAAAGTGAACCTTCTCATAAAGCAAGCTTGATCACAGATAATAAAATTTATGATTTGACTGGGTATAAGTATTTTAAGTCAATACGTCAGAAAATAGCTGTATATGGTGCATTGAAAACACCAAATGGTTATACAACACTCATTTCACTGCCTACGGGTGGAGGAAAGAGTTTAATAACACAAAGTATTGCTTATCAAGGTCGTGGCTTAACGATTGTTATAGTGCCTACAGTTTCCTTAGCAATTGATCAGGAGAAAAGTGCAAAAAAGGTTATAAAGAGCGAAAATGCTGATGAGGAAATTTTTTATTATGCAAGTGGCTTTTCCAAAGATAAACAAGATTTAATTATTTCTTCAATTAAAAACCATACAGCAAAACTTTTGTTTATTTCTCCTGAAGCATTGCAGAATAATGAAATATTTAAGAATATTGTAAAGACAGCAAATGATCTCAAATACTTAAAAAATATTGTAATTGATGAAGCACATATTGTGGTAGATTGGGGAAGAAATTTTCGACCTGAATTTCAATCATTAGAGTCCTGGAGAAACGCTTTGATGTTTGAAAATGAAGAGATTCGAACATTTCTTCTTTCAGCCACATTTGTAGAGCGTGATACTAAAATTTTGAAAAATCTATTCTCAAATCGAGATAAATGGATTGAAATAAGATGTGATGCATTAAGGCAAGAACCAAGATTTAATGTTATCAAAAAAAATACTGAAGGTCAAAAGAAAGATTGCATTGTTGAGCTTGTAAAGAAATTACCGCATCCAATGATTATTTATACTGATCAGCCTGCTCATGCTGAGCAATATAAAAAGCTGCTAGAGGCACACCAAATAAATAATATCAAAACATTTACTGGTAATACAAAAAATGATGAGAGAAAGAGACTCATTAATGAGTGGAAAAATGACGAGTTCGAAATCATGATCGCTACTTCAGCGTTTGGTGTTGGAGTTGATAAAAGTGATATTAGAACTGTTATTCATACATATGTTCCACAAAACCCTAATGCTTATTATCAGGAGTTAGGACGAGGAGGAAGAGATGGCCTTCCTTGTCTTAGTGTTATGTGTATTACCCCTAGCAGAGATTTGGCGGATGCTAAAAATAAAATGTTGAGAAGTATTTTAAGCGAAGAAAAAATTTTCCAAAGATGGGATAGTATGTTTAATTCCCCAAAATCAAAAAGAATAGGAAATAAAGTTTATATAGATACGTCTATTGTTCCAAATTATGTGGAATCAGATCATAATGATGATTTTTCAAATGAAGGACATGTGAGATGGAATGTTTACGTTTTATTTTTGTTGAGGCGATGTAATTTAATTTCAATCAACAATGTTATTAAGGATGGTAAAAAATATATATTTACCATAGAAATCAACGATGATGTTTTATATGGTCGCAATCAGGTCGAAATAATTGATAAAATGCATCACGCATATAACGAAGAAGCGCAATACTATAATGATTCATTCGCTGAAATACAGGATCATATTGAAAATGCAGGAAAAGAATGCTGGTCAGAAATGTTCTATAGTACTTACGATTTTGTTGATGAGTATTGTGCAGGCTGTGATGAGCATAAAGAAATTATTGATGGAACAAGTAATGAAATTTTAAAGAAGCCTGTCACAAAACCATGTATGTTATTTGGTGCTAATAGATTAAAATGGTTATCTGAAAATAGAGAAGCGATAATAATAACATCTGAAATGAATTATGCGCAAATTATTAAAAAGTTCGCAGACCATATTTTTGTAACTGTTGTAATACCTAATGATTATTGTAATCAAGAGTTAGAAAGTATGATTAAAGATCAAACGAGAAAAAATATCTTTATCTTACAATTTGATACATTTTATAAACTAATTAAAAATGGCTCCTATTTTTTTGTTAGTGGTTTAGTAATTGTTGTATATAATTCGCAAAAAGAAGATCAGATGTATAATTTTTCTTTAGTAAAGAATAATTTATATAATATGGAAAATATTAGAATTATACATTTAACAAATGAAGATATGAATGTTAAGAATGCAAAAAAAATGAGTGATTATGTTGATGGTGCGTTGATTGATGAGAATTCTTTAGGAGATGATATTTATGTTTAAAGGAAAAATGGAGACCCCAGCGACACCAGAGCGTGTCTATTATCTGTGTAAACTATTAGAAAATGGTCCCAAAAACTCAGTTGATTTAAAAAGTAAAATGTTTCCGAAAATTTTAGATCCAAACGGTGATAGTGGTTATTTTGGGAATATTCGTAAAGCAGCTGAAGAATTGGAACTCGTGGTTATTGAAGATAATATGATCAAATTACTGGCTCCAACAAATATATTAGTGAGTCAAGAGAGTTTTAGAGAATATATCAATAACTTCATATATAATTTAAGTGATGATGAATTTTATGATGTAACAAAAGCTTATTTTACCTTAGGAACGGAAATTATTACAACTG harbors:
- a CDS encoding DEAD/DEAH box helicase yields the protein MRNRELEEQVSKYFKGEITSQDILSYIQNLNFKDSHQHFLASTVKRLILIAEKRKQSNLYDHDFLIALRDYLLVFNNPRLDGDIITGFDIEDYDIIVQEGQCRCYLDQIPNGITPKFIKDTYALTSKKSEPSHKASLITDNKIYDLTGYKYFKSIRQKIAVYGALKTPNGYTTLISLPTGGGKSLITQSIAYQGRGLTIVIVPTVSLAIDQEKSAKKVIKSENADEEIFYYASGFSKDKQDLIISSIKNHTAKLLFISPEALQNNEIFKNIVKTANDLKYLKNIVIDEAHIVVDWGRNFRPEFQSLESWRNALMFENEEIRTFLLSATFVERDTKILKNLFSNRDKWIEIRCDALRQEPRFNVIKKNTEGQKKDCIVELVKKLPHPMIIYTDQPAHAEQYKKLLEAHQINNIKTFTGNTKNDERKRLINEWKNDEFEIMIATSAFGVGVDKSDIRTVIHTYVPQNPNAYYQELGRGGRDGLPCLSVMCITPSRDLADAKNKMLRSILSEEKIFQRWDSMFNSPKSKRIGNKVYIDTSIVPNYVESDHNDDFSNEGHVRWNVYVLFLLRRCNLISINNVIKDGKKYIFTIEINDDVLYGRNQVEIIDKMHHAYNEEAQYYNDSFAEIQDHIENAGKECWSEMFYSTYDFVDEYCAGCDEHKEIIDGTSNEILKKPVTKPCMLFGANRLKWLSENREAIIITSEMNYAQIIKKFADHIFVTVVIPNDYCNQELESMIKDQTRKNIFILQFDTFYKLIKNGSYFFVSGLVIVVYNSQKEDQMYNFSLVKNNLYNMENIRIIHLTNEDMNVKNAKKMSDYVDGALIDENSLGDDIYV